A region of Alphaproteobacteria bacterium DNA encodes the following proteins:
- a CDS encoding alpha/beta hydrolase, with amino-acid sequence AVGAYLAVNGALYLFQRRLVFVPIGKPGTPDAAGVPEMRVVHYTTADSSTLSAWYKPPEDALPTFVYFHGNAGHLGERAFKARFFIDRGYGFLLTSYRGYSGNPGRPTEAGLYSDARAALAFLSSSGIAVNRTVLYGESLGTGVAVEMARLVRPAALVLEAPFTSLVDVAAARFWWTPARWLVRDRFDSLAKIPAIACPLLIVHGERDDTVPRKFGERLFGAAPEPKEFKVLLEAGHNDLFEHGAADLVDEFLRCRLSDAH; translated from the coding sequence GCAGTGGGCGCCTATCTCGCCGTCAACGGGGCGCTTTATCTGTTCCAGCGCCGGCTCGTCTTCGTCCCCATCGGCAAACCAGGGACACCGGATGCGGCCGGTGTACCGGAGATGCGAGTGGTGCACTATACGACCGCTGACAGCTCGACGCTTTCAGCGTGGTATAAACCGCCCGAAGACGCACTTCCCACATTCGTTTATTTTCATGGCAATGCCGGCCACCTTGGCGAACGGGCCTTCAAAGCGCGTTTCTTCATCGATCGGGGTTACGGTTTCCTGCTGACGAGCTATCGCGGGTACAGCGGCAATCCCGGCCGCCCGACCGAAGCCGGGCTCTATAGCGACGCGCGCGCAGCGCTTGCGTTTCTTTCAAGCAGCGGGATCGCCGTCAACAGGACCGTGCTTTACGGGGAATCCCTCGGTACGGGGGTTGCAGTCGAGATGGCGCGGTTGGTCCGGCCGGCGGCACTCGTGCTGGAAGCACCCTTCACCTCGCTTGTCGACGTCGCCGCCGCACGCTTCTGGTGGACACCGGCGCGCTGGCTGGTGCGCGACAGGTTCGACTCCCTTGCGAAAATTCCGGCAATCGCCTGTCCGTTGCTAATCGTTCACGGCGAGCGCGATGACACCGTGCCCAGGAAATTCGGCGAACGTCTCTTCGGTGCAGCGCCGGAGCCGAAGGAGTTCAAGGTCCTGCTCGAGGCGGGACACAACGATCTCTTCGAACACGGTGCGGCCGATCTGGTGGACGAATTTCTAAGGTGCCGGTTGAGTGACGCGCATTAG